The following are encoded in a window of Deinococcus koreensis genomic DNA:
- a CDS encoding substrate-binding domain-containing protein, translating to MKHTAKFTVAAAALITVALAQGVDPQAALKELATKVYSKGPAGEAPTPAAQIKLTPAEIAKVRAMNATAAIVLHYGGNDWSNAQVDGLKAQFAKLNIKVIAVTDANFKPEKQVSDIETVLARKPSIIVSIPTDPVATAGAYRKAAKAGVKLVFMDNVPSGLKVGTDYVSVVSADNYGNGVASAHLLAQELKSKGNIGVIFHAADFFVTKQRYDAFKATIAKYPNIKIVAEQGIGGPDFAGDAEKVANAMLTRNPNLNAIWAVWDVPAEGVLSAARTAGRKDLIIATMDLGKNVGLEMARKGGMIRGLGAQRPYDAGVTEANLAAYALLGKKAPAYVALNALPVTRTNLMTAWKQVYNQAAPSEIAAALK from the coding sequence ATGAAGCACACTGCCAAGTTCACCGTAGCCGCTGCCGCCCTCATCACCGTTGCTCTCGCTCAGGGCGTCGATCCGCAGGCCGCCCTGAAGGAGCTGGCAACCAAGGTCTACAGCAAGGGCCCTGCTGGTGAGGCGCCCACGCCCGCCGCGCAGATCAAGCTGACCCCGGCCGAGATCGCCAAGGTGAGGGCCATGAACGCCACTGCCGCCATCGTGCTGCACTACGGCGGCAACGACTGGAGCAACGCGCAGGTGGATGGTCTGAAGGCTCAATTTGCCAAACTGAACATCAAGGTCATCGCCGTGACCGATGCCAACTTCAAGCCCGAGAAACAGGTCTCCGACATCGAGACCGTTCTGGCCCGCAAGCCCAGCATCATCGTGTCGATCCCGACCGACCCAGTCGCGACCGCCGGCGCGTACAGGAAAGCCGCCAAGGCCGGCGTCAAGTTGGTCTTCATGGACAACGTGCCCAGCGGTCTCAAGGTGGGCACGGACTATGTGAGCGTGGTCTCGGCCGACAACTACGGTAACGGCGTGGCCTCCGCGCACTTGCTGGCGCAGGAACTGAAAAGCAAGGGCAACATCGGCGTGATCTTCCACGCGGCCGACTTCTTCGTGACCAAGCAGCGCTACGACGCCTTCAAAGCGACCATCGCCAAATATCCCAACATCAAGATCGTGGCTGAGCAGGGCATTGGTGGCCCCGACTTCGCCGGGGACGCCGAAAAGGTGGCAAACGCCATGCTGACCCGCAACCCCAACTTGAACGCCATCTGGGCCGTCTGGGACGTCCCCGCCGAGGGCGTCTTGAGCGCGGCGCGCACGGCTGGCCGCAAGGATCTGATCATCGCCACGATGGATCTTGGCAAGAATGTCGGCCTGGAAATGGCCCGCAAGGGCGGCATGATCCGTGGCCTGGGCGCCCAGCGCCCCTACGACGCCGGCGTGACGGAAGCCAATTTAGCCGCCTACGCCCTGCTGGGCAAGAAGGCCCCCGCCTATGTGGCCCTGAACGCTTTGCCGGTGACCCGCACCAACCTGATGACCGCCTGGAAGCAGGTCTACAACCAGGCCGCACCGAGCGAGATTGCCGCTGCCCTGAAGTAA
- a CDS encoding sugar phosphate isomerase/epimerase family protein yields MGVMFDTSHALCCDEVSSDYVHRRGQRLIHVQVAGTDRMPPGHGVVDWLGGMQALKYSNYQGHVTVEIGFHTCAADPDWHAREAPMSLNGGSKRS; encoded by the coding sequence GTGGGCGTGATGTTCGACACCTCCCACGCGCTGTGCTGCGATGAAGTCAGCAGCGACTACGTGCACCGCAGGGGCCAGCGCCTGATTCACGTTCAGGTCGCCGGGACAGACCGCATGCCGCCCGGCCATGGCGTCGTGGACTGGCTGGGCGGCATGCAGGCCCTGAAGTACTCCAATTACCAGGGGCATGTGACCGTGGAAATCGGCTTCCATACCTGCGCCGCCGATCCCGACTGGCACGCCCGAGAGGCCCCGATGTCCCTGAATGGGGGGTCGAAACGCAGCTGA
- a CDS encoding VirB4 family type IV secretion system protein: MSAINDTQPYWEIVPDSLDPHDKTGPASSLLNDGLFEVGVRIRPPSRLLMGEHVLNGRHYDLKAVLKLAVPVGERARIYVMKLPARREDLAAVTTVGRRRNEVAAFLVNKKMALLDDRRKKGRLKRWEFFVTLSVRPPLPFGRDHEPSEADLRAAVQRAQSRRRDLLGRLRNAGYQAEPMNAQDIKDAAYYYHTPDAMGGPSPEVVLDEASRLKNMPVVGGQPDPLTVCRQIMQSPLHVEDKAYLVNGSTLVYAVSLHDLPRYTEFGLFQEVAENIVSGNMVFCIEYQHLDPLGELEKMETAKRGLYSSVNSEKYAPSASAFQRHKEVNETLEHVYDSKDDFYTVGVSVLLFAKNQEHMTEMLNEATSAFARFQASRPIMHGWQSIAVYEACAPFNGRRTEFPFKVVESNAVGFMPPIAPFPGIGQPTIVYRNAADGLTVFDPFAAGTSASHFIVIAPTGWGKTFNVVSQLNGLVDHYNPWLTIIDRKNDLKDWVLGIGGLHIVMGGRGDTSINPLDLPPGEQVPDAGKLLFLLTLVRNFAPPGRDERVNGEEDTIIEEAFKLTYMAHSQEDEPPIMSDVRDLLDTMSQYSDGRSMSADQRGMARSLATRLRRFLGDSDWGGLIDCRTSENAKKPARQVYYDLSSIGPTDEKRRKIAMHIISDRVLHTAKLAPEGDWKVCFIDEMTQQIRTQTDRTYISEWLRLGRSYGLAVGGAMQLPSDTQYMPELNESFNFIWLGKIGKPGDAVLNLALPETIADAVGKLTKVDGEYADWLLVYRPEDGDPDGEIVRVEESREFFWLQSSKKEHRRLRKAATLRRGGDIMGAALDLAAGNYPELPPEDEDDLPEVGDEAGGVEEEAAFLRGGAQDHQEVMPV; this comes from the coding sequence GTGTCCGCCATCAATGACACGCAACCCTACTGGGAGATCGTGCCCGACTCGCTGGATCCCCACGATAAGACCGGCCCGGCCAGTTCGCTGCTCAATGACGGCCTGTTCGAAGTGGGCGTGCGCATTCGGCCGCCGTCGCGGCTGCTGATGGGTGAACACGTGCTCAACGGTCGCCACTATGACCTCAAGGCCGTGCTCAAGCTCGCGGTGCCGGTCGGTGAGCGGGCTCGCATCTACGTGATGAAGCTCCCCGCCCGCCGCGAAGACCTGGCCGCCGTCACCACCGTGGGCCGCCGCCGCAATGAAGTGGCGGCCTTTCTGGTGAACAAGAAAATGGCCTTGCTGGACGACCGCCGCAAGAAAGGACGCCTGAAGCGCTGGGAATTCTTCGTGACCCTCTCGGTGCGTCCGCCTCTGCCGTTTGGTCGTGACCACGAGCCGAGCGAGGCCGACCTGCGCGCCGCCGTCCAGCGCGCCCAGAGTCGCCGGCGCGACCTGCTGGGCCGCCTGCGGAACGCGGGCTACCAGGCCGAGCCGATGAACGCCCAGGACATCAAGGACGCCGCCTACTACTACCACACCCCCGACGCCATGGGCGGGCCGAGCCCCGAGGTGGTGCTGGACGAGGCCTCGCGCCTGAAGAACATGCCGGTGGTGGGGGGTCAGCCTGACCCTCTCACCGTCTGTCGCCAGATCATGCAATCGCCCCTGCACGTCGAGGACAAGGCGTATCTCGTGAACGGCAGCACCCTTGTGTACGCCGTGAGCCTGCACGACCTGCCCCGGTACACCGAGTTCGGGCTGTTCCAGGAAGTCGCAGAGAACATCGTCAGCGGCAATATGGTCTTTTGCATCGAGTACCAGCACCTGGATCCGCTGGGCGAGCTGGAAAAGATGGAGACCGCCAAGCGCGGGCTGTACAGCAGCGTCAACAGCGAGAAGTACGCGCCGAGCGCCAGCGCCTTCCAGCGCCACAAGGAGGTCAACGAGACGTTGGAACACGTCTACGACAGCAAGGACGACTTCTACACCGTGGGCGTGAGTGTGCTCCTGTTCGCCAAGAACCAGGAGCACATGACCGAGATGCTGAACGAGGCCACGAGCGCCTTTGCACGCTTCCAGGCCAGCCGCCCGATCATGCACGGGTGGCAGAGCATCGCCGTGTACGAGGCCTGCGCGCCCTTCAACGGCCGCCGCACGGAGTTTCCCTTCAAGGTGGTCGAGAGCAACGCCGTCGGCTTTATGCCGCCCATCGCGCCGTTCCCGGGTATCGGCCAGCCCACCATCGTCTACCGCAACGCGGCGGACGGCCTGACGGTGTTCGATCCGTTTGCAGCCGGCACCAGCGCCAGCCATTTCATCGTGATTGCACCCACTGGGTGGGGCAAAACCTTCAATGTCGTCTCTCAGCTCAACGGCCTGGTGGATCATTACAATCCCTGGCTCACGATCATTGACCGCAAGAATGACCTCAAGGACTGGGTGCTGGGCATCGGCGGGCTGCACATCGTGATGGGCGGCAGGGGCGACACCTCCATCAACCCCCTGGATCTGCCGCCTGGCGAGCAGGTGCCCGACGCAGGCAAGCTGCTGTTCTTGCTGACGCTGGTGCGCAACTTCGCCCCTCCAGGGCGTGACGAGCGCGTAAACGGCGAGGAAGACACCATCATCGAGGAGGCCTTCAAGCTGACCTACATGGCCCACTCGCAGGAGGACGAGCCGCCCATCATGTCGGACGTCCGCGACCTGCTGGACACCATGTCGCAGTACAGTGACGGCCGCTCAATGAGTGCCGACCAGCGGGGGATGGCCAGGTCGCTCGCCACCCGCCTGCGCCGCTTCCTGGGCGATTCCGACTGGGGGGGGCTGATTGACTGCCGCACGTCCGAGAACGCGAAGAAGCCTGCCCGGCAGGTCTACTACGATCTGAGCAGCATCGGCCCGACCGACGAGAAGCGGCGCAAGATCGCCATGCACATCATCTCCGACCGCGTGCTGCACACCGCCAAGCTCGCCCCGGAAGGGGACTGGAAGGTCTGCTTCATTGATGAGATGACGCAGCAGATCAGGACGCAGACCGACCGCACCTACATCAGCGAGTGGTTGCGCCTGGGCCGCTCTTACGGCCTCGCGGTGGGCGGCGCCATGCAGCTTCCCAGCGACACGCAGTACATGCCGGAACTGAACGAGTCCTTCAACTTCATCTGGCTCGGAAAAATCGGCAAGCCAGGGGACGCTGTTCTGAACCTGGCTCTGCCAGAGACTATCGCCGATGCCGTGGGCAAACTGACCAAAGTGGACGGTGAATACGCCGATTGGCTGCTGGTGTACCGACCCGAGGACGGCGACCCGGACGGCGAGATCGTGCGCGTCGAGGAGAGCCGTGAGTTCTTCTGGCTGCAAAGCTCTAAGAAGGAGCACCGGCGCCTGCGAAAAGCGGCCACCCTGCGCCGGGGTGGCGACATCATGGGTGCCGCCCTGGATCTGGCAGCCGGGAACTACCCGGAGCTGCCGCCTGAAGACGAAGACGATCTGCCGGAAGTGGGGGACGAGGCAGGAGGCGTCGAAGAAGAGGCCGCGTTCCTGCGAGGCGGCGCTCAAGATCACCAGGAGGTGATGCCCGTATGA
- a CDS encoding sugar phosphate isomerase/epimerase family protein, translating into MKFGYQTNTWGGVVGHPAGVTSIKDLFYLTPGSDEEALRDIAAAGYSGVELFDGNLVAYEGRENVFKGYLKAGNLSLIAIYSGANFIYDDVLEDEFWRIEQAAKMGQTLGAEFLVLGGGAKRHGGPREEDYTKLARGLDRAAELAQRYGLLALYHPHLGTVVEGPEALEKVMSQSQIGLCPDTAHLAAGGNDVPALIRRYASRIPYIHLKGLQRDPLTFLPLDEDPEMAAIWQAVQDVNFDGWITVELDAHADPKAAAARSLEWLKSRQALPAT; encoded by the coding sequence ATGAAATTCGGCTATCAGACCAATACCTGGGGCGGCGTCGTCGGACATCCGGCAGGGGTCACGAGCATCAAGGATCTGTTCTACCTGACGCCCGGATCGGATGAGGAGGCCCTGCGCGATATCGCTGCTGCGGGCTACAGCGGCGTGGAACTCTTCGACGGCAACCTGGTCGCCTACGAGGGCCGCGAGAACGTGTTCAAGGGGTATCTGAAGGCCGGCAACCTCAGTCTCATCGCGATCTACTCCGGCGCCAACTTCATCTACGACGACGTGCTGGAGGACGAGTTCTGGCGTATCGAGCAGGCCGCGAAGATGGGCCAGACCTTGGGCGCCGAATTCTTGGTGCTGGGCGGCGGCGCCAAGCGGCACGGCGGCCCCCGTGAGGAGGATTACACCAAGCTGGCCCGTGGCCTCGACCGCGCCGCCGAGCTGGCGCAGCGGTATGGCCTCTTGGCTCTTTACCACCCGCATCTGGGCACGGTCGTCGAAGGCCCCGAGGCGCTGGAGAAGGTCATGTCGCAGAGCCAGATCGGGCTGTGTCCCGACACCGCGCACCTCGCGGCGGGCGGCAACGACGTGCCGGCGCTCATCCGCAGATACGCCTCCCGCATCCCTTACATCCACCTTAAGGGCCTGCAGCGCGACCCGTTGACCTTCCTGCCGCTGGACGAAGACCCCGAGATGGCCGCCATCTGGCAGGCCGTGCAGGACGTGAACTTTGACGGCTGGATCACGGTCGAGCTGGATGCTCATGCCGACCCGAAAGCTGCCGCTGCCCGCAGCCTGGAGTGGCTGAAGAGCCGCCAGGCTCTCCCCGCCACCTGA
- a CDS encoding Gfo/Idh/MocA family protein: protein MTPSPSTPQAAIVGVGFIGQAHIEALRRLNVPIAGVLGHEEGYTRREAARLGLHPYLSLDDLLADPQVAVMHQCGPNDVHSAQNLLALAAGKHVFSEKPLGISPEETARQLQAARASGRQTAVNFTYRGYAAVQTLRDIVQGGELGEVVSLRGHYLQDWLLYDTDFNWRVGAPARETRAVSDIGSHLSDLARYVTGLEPGQVMARFSTLHPERRRPVGEVQTFASGGSHTEAFEVTTEDQASLWVEYVGGVQASFELSQVAPGHKNDLELEVLGTRASARWRQERPEEIELASRENTRTLRMKDPAHAFTHYPGGHPEGYPDAITNVLRAFYAGLSGTPDTRIARFEDGHAAALFVEAAYQSHVEGRWSPVTAEQISR from the coding sequence ATGACCCCATCCCCCTCTACCCCCCAGGCCGCCATCGTCGGCGTGGGCTTTATCGGGCAAGCCCATATCGAGGCCCTGCGCCGTCTGAACGTGCCCATCGCGGGTGTGTTGGGCCACGAGGAGGGCTACACCCGCCGCGAGGCCGCCCGCCTTGGCCTGCACCCCTACCTGAGCCTGGACGATCTGCTGGCCGACCCGCAGGTGGCCGTGATGCATCAGTGCGGCCCGAATGATGTGCACTCGGCCCAGAACCTCCTTGCCCTGGCTGCGGGCAAGCACGTCTTTTCCGAGAAACCGCTGGGCATCAGCCCCGAGGAGACCGCCCGACAGTTGCAGGCCGCCCGCGCCTCGGGCCGGCAAACCGCCGTGAACTTCACGTACCGGGGTTACGCCGCTGTTCAGACTCTGCGTGACATCGTGCAGGGCGGTGAACTGGGCGAGGTCGTCTCGCTGCGCGGCCACTACCTGCAGGACTGGCTGCTCTACGACACCGATTTCAACTGGCGGGTCGGCGCTCCGGCCCGCGAGACCCGCGCCGTGTCGGACATCGGCTCGCACCTCAGCGACCTGGCGCGCTACGTGACCGGCCTGGAGCCCGGGCAGGTCATGGCGCGCTTCTCCACCCTGCACCCCGAGCGCCGGCGGCCGGTGGGCGAGGTGCAGACCTTTGCCAGCGGTGGCAGTCACACCGAGGCTTTCGAGGTCACCACCGAGGATCAGGCCAGCCTGTGGGTGGAGTATGTGGGCGGCGTGCAGGCCAGCTTCGAGCTCTCCCAGGTGGCCCCTGGACACAAGAACGACCTGGAGCTGGAGGTGCTGGGCACACGCGCCTCGGCGCGCTGGCGGCAGGAACGCCCCGAGGAGATCGAACTCGCCTCCCGCGAGAACACCCGCACCCTGCGCATGAAAGACCCTGCCCACGCCTTTACGCATTACCCCGGTGGGCACCCGGAAGGCTACCCCGACGCCATCACGAACGTGCTGCGCGCCTTCTACGCGGGTCTCTCGGGCACGCCGGACACCCGCATCGCCCGCTTCGAGGACGGTCACGCCGCCGCCCTCTTCGTGGAGGCTGCCTACCAGAGCCACGTCGAGGGCCGCTGGAGCCCGGTGACTGCCGAGCAGATCAGCCGATGA
- a CDS encoding Gfo/Idh/MocA family protein: MPTPLHPSAQPDMPTALILGAGFMAGAHLDALRRLGIPVAGVIASAPEHTRAVAQRYGVREYTDTWTALHDPAVTVVHDCAPSDVHMELNLAALKAGKHVFSEKPLGVTAQESRRQLDYALASGLKHGVHFTYRSYPMVRELRARVQRGELGEIRYLRGHYLQDWLLSPADYNWRLEASAEETRALGDIGSHLLDLARFVTGLEATEVFARLGQMHPTRYRPATPGQEGVPFDVRGEDQATLLVEYGQGVAATFEVAQVYAGHRNDLALEVIGTRGSARWQQERPEELWLGRATGPDELLHKSGLLCADARAHMHYPAGHPEGYADALTNAIRVFYAGLAGEATDAPTFVDGHAAALTVAAAARSHTERRWITVTELETPTHTQPAHSQGAPS, from the coding sequence ATGCCCACCCCCCTGCACCCATCGGCCCAGCCGGATATGCCCACAGCGCTGATTCTCGGCGCAGGTTTTATGGCTGGGGCGCACCTAGACGCGCTGCGCCGCCTGGGCATCCCGGTGGCGGGCGTGATCGCTTCGGCGCCCGAGCACACCCGTGCGGTCGCCCAGCGCTACGGGGTGCGTGAATATACCGACACCTGGACGGCCCTGCACGACCCGGCCGTGACTGTGGTGCACGACTGCGCGCCCAGTGACGTGCATATGGAGCTGAATCTCGCGGCACTGAAGGCCGGCAAGCACGTCTTCTCAGAAAAACCGTTGGGCGTCACGGCGCAGGAGTCGCGCCGGCAGCTCGATTACGCGCTCGCCTCGGGGCTGAAACACGGCGTGCACTTCACCTACCGGAGCTACCCGATGGTGCGCGAGCTGCGCGCCCGCGTCCAGCGCGGCGAGCTGGGCGAGATTCGTTACCTGCGTGGCCATTACCTGCAGGACTGGCTGCTTTCGCCCGCCGACTACAATTGGCGGCTGGAAGCCAGCGCTGAGGAGACCCGCGCACTGGGCGACATCGGCTCGCACCTGCTTGATCTAGCGCGCTTCGTGACCGGCCTGGAGGCCACCGAGGTCTTCGCTCGTCTGGGCCAGATGCACCCCACCCGGTACCGCCCCGCCACCCCCGGGCAGGAGGGCGTGCCCTTCGACGTGAGGGGCGAGGATCAGGCCACGCTGCTGGTCGAGTACGGGCAGGGCGTGGCTGCGACCTTCGAGGTCGCCCAGGTGTATGCCGGCCACCGCAATGACCTCGCGCTGGAGGTGATCGGCACGCGCGGCAGCGCCCGCTGGCAGCAAGAACGCCCCGAGGAGCTGTGGCTGGGCCGGGCAACCGGGCCGGACGAACTGCTGCACAAGTCCGGCCTGCTGTGCGCCGACGCTCGTGCCCACATGCATTATCCGGCGGGTCACCCCGAAGGGTACGCCGACGCCCTAACCAACGCCATCCGCGTCTTCTACGCCGGTCTGGCCGGCGAGGCGACGGACGCCCCGACCTTCGTTGACGGCCATGCCGCCGCCCTGACCGTGGCCGCCGCCGCCCGCAGCCACACCGAGCGCCGCTGGATCACCGTAACGGAACTCGAAACGCCTACCCACACTCAACCTGCCCACAGTCAAGGAGCGCCGTCATGA
- a CDS encoding AAA family ATPase, which yields MTPLLRAVNVAEDLEKLLAFLPRGVQQLLQDDLPRIEEIKLRVLRPLWVLVDGQYRTYPYVTSLHDLAFLGAKCGTFRDDNRRGIDGTGHRITRVMMADGTPEGAPIGYTFRVGRYFEGMAEPLRPFIVEDPSLLIIGEAGVGKTTILRSAAKIAAEYQPMQTVIVDTSGDVAGDGQVPHPGIGDVDVMPVRSKALQAQLIEEAVKNQNVRILIVDEINRQAEADIIAGGQRSGARLMGTTHGRSVKRVSENANLAPLFHPEPVFYWMALIRERGVVEMMKATEALGAIAEGRDPRGTLVRLGKGI from the coding sequence GTGACCCCCTTACTGAGGGCCGTCAACGTCGCCGAGGATCTGGAGAAGCTGTTGGCCTTTCTCCCCAGGGGCGTGCAGCAGCTCCTTCAAGATGATCTGCCCCGCATCGAGGAGATCAAGCTGCGCGTCCTCCGGCCACTGTGGGTGCTGGTGGACGGTCAGTACCGGACATATCCCTATGTCACCAGCCTGCACGACTTGGCCTTTCTGGGAGCCAAGTGCGGCACCTTCCGCGACGACAACCGGCGCGGCATTGACGGAACCGGTCACCGCATCACGCGCGTGATGATGGCGGACGGCACACCGGAGGGTGCGCCCATCGGGTACACGTTCCGCGTGGGCCGCTACTTCGAGGGCATGGCCGAGCCCCTGCGGCCGTTCATTGTGGAAGATCCCAGCCTCCTGATCATCGGGGAGGCCGGGGTGGGGAAAACGACCATCCTGCGCTCCGCAGCCAAGATCGCCGCCGAGTACCAGCCCATGCAGACGGTCATCGTGGATACATCGGGCGACGTGGCCGGCGACGGCCAGGTGCCGCACCCAGGCATTGGCGACGTGGACGTGATGCCGGTGCGGTCGAAGGCCCTGCAGGCGCAGCTTATCGAGGAGGCCGTCAAGAACCAGAACGTGCGGATTTTGATCGTCGACGAAATCAACCGCCAGGCCGAGGCGGACATAATTGCGGGCGGCCAGCGGAGCGGCGCCCGCCTCATGGGCACCACCCACGGCCGCAGTGTGAAGCGCGTCAGTGAGAACGCCAACCTCGCGCCCCTCTTCCACCCGGAGCCCGTGTTCTACTGGATGGCACTGATCCGCGAGCGCGGCGTCGTGGAGATGATGAAGGCCACCGAGGCGCTGGGGGCCATTGCCGAAGGCCGCGACCCCCGGGGCACTCTTGTTCGGCTCGGGAAAGGAATTTGA
- a CDS encoding ATP-binding protein codes for MTRRFPSSSHHLPAPATPLVGRGAEVTQVCGLLGEPEVALLTLTGPGGVGKTRLALEVARQLSDSSLRRYYPDGVVYVPLADVHDPAGVLSALGTALGIHESQRPTLEVLGDFLSERQCLLVLDNFEQVLEAATHVASVLRAAPDITVLVTSRARLGLYGEHEYPVSPLSLPGTGGNGEALQLFLERVRAIQPNFAPTPERLEVLREIVRRVDGLPLAIELAAARVRLLPPATLLARLDNRLALLQGGARDLPNRQQTLRATIDWSYDLLSTPEQHLFARLGVFVSSWSLEAAEAVCNVDGDLDVLEGLSSLTEKSLLQRYDADEARYGMLETLGEYSRERLAQSGELQTMQARLVAYSLAQVELIGPALKGEHQGYWYARLSLTRPNILSAMRICLHTQPASLGTFARSLGWMWSQRADYEAAPILREALQAFGGSRGGARGWVLYALAAMEFRQGQFASASDLARESTQVFEDAGEALGEAYARNVHSLSALDTNHALARQEVTASLALALAQGDAWLGTLDLIMLGWISVLDGQLDEAQRDLDAGSGQAHALGEGSLLGWAEVGLAALSLRRGETAHPAAVLRAALAYADGAGVQPVRAAAWQGLAFLAALQGQAQLGARLWGAAQTLRAKRNIIAVWEERLFAPALAALRDLLGEEALKLTLGEGRTLSEIEALELAHKVNDGPQEGSPEPVPATPGPAILTPREAEVLALLAAGLSNKQIASRLGTGVYTVNDHVSSVYSKLGVRGRSAATRYALEHGLA; via the coding sequence ATGACCCGTCGATTCCCCTCTTCCTCTCACCATTTGCCGGCGCCGGCCACCCCCCTGGTCGGGCGTGGGGCAGAGGTCACTCAAGTCTGCGGCCTGCTGGGTGAGCCGGAGGTGGCGCTGCTGACGCTCACCGGGCCGGGCGGCGTGGGCAAGACCCGCCTGGCGCTGGAGGTCGCCCGGCAGCTGAGTGACTCCTCTCTGAGACGGTACTACCCTGACGGCGTGGTTTACGTACCGCTGGCCGACGTGCACGATCCGGCCGGGGTGCTGAGCGCTCTGGGCACGGCCCTGGGCATACACGAATCGCAGCGCCCGACCCTGGAGGTGTTGGGCGACTTCCTGAGCGAGCGGCAGTGCCTGCTGGTGCTGGACAACTTCGAGCAGGTTCTGGAGGCGGCCACCCATGTGGCCAGCGTGCTGCGCGCCGCGCCAGACATCACCGTGCTGGTGACCAGCCGCGCCCGGCTGGGCTTGTACGGTGAGCACGAATATCCGGTGTCGCCCCTGTCGCTGCCGGGGACAGGGGGGAACGGCGAGGCGCTGCAGCTCTTTCTGGAACGGGTGCGGGCCATCCAGCCGAACTTTGCCCCGACCCCTGAACGTCTGGAGGTGCTGCGCGAGATCGTGCGCAGAGTCGATGGCCTGCCGCTGGCCATTGAACTCGCGGCGGCGCGGGTGCGTCTGCTGCCCCCCGCCACCCTGCTGGCCCGGCTGGACAACCGCCTGGCGCTGCTACAGGGCGGGGCGCGCGATCTCCCGAACCGGCAGCAGACCCTGCGCGCCACCATCGACTGGAGTTACGATCTGCTCTCCACGCCTGAACAGCACCTCTTTGCCCGCCTGGGCGTGTTCGTCAGCAGCTGGTCGCTTGAGGCCGCCGAGGCCGTCTGCAACGTAGACGGCGACTTGGATGTCCTTGAAGGTCTGTCCTCGCTGACCGAGAAGAGCCTGCTGCAGCGCTACGACGCCGACGAGGCGCGCTACGGCATGCTTGAAACGCTGGGGGAGTACTCCCGCGAACGTCTGGCTCAGTCGGGCGAGTTGCAGACCATGCAGGCGCGGCTCGTCGCCTACTCGCTGGCGCAGGTGGAATTGATCGGCCCAGCTCTCAAGGGCGAGCACCAGGGCTACTGGTATGCCCGCCTGAGCCTGACGCGGCCCAACATCCTGTCGGCTATGCGGATCTGCCTTCACACCCAGCCAGCGAGTCTGGGAACGTTCGCCCGCTCCCTGGGTTGGATGTGGTCACAGCGCGCCGACTACGAGGCTGCGCCGATCCTGCGTGAAGCCCTGCAGGCTTTCGGTGGATCGAGGGGCGGCGCCCGTGGCTGGGTGCTGTACGCATTGGCTGCGATGGAGTTCCGGCAAGGTCAGTTCGCCTCGGCCAGCGATCTGGCGCGGGAGAGCACCCAGGTCTTCGAGGACGCCGGTGAAGCGCTGGGTGAGGCATACGCCCGCAACGTCCATTCCCTGAGCGCGCTCGATACCAACCACGCCCTGGCACGGCAGGAGGTGACGGCCAGCCTGGCGCTGGCACTGGCCCAGGGGGACGCCTGGCTGGGCACCCTCGACCTGATCATGCTGGGCTGGATCAGCGTGTTGGACGGGCAGCTGGACGAGGCCCAGCGCGACCTGGACGCCGGCAGCGGGCAGGCCCACGCGCTGGGCGAAGGCAGCCTGCTGGGCTGGGCGGAGGTCGGCCTGGCGGCACTGAGCCTGCGCCGGGGTGAAACCGCCCATCCGGCAGCCGTGCTGCGTGCGGCCCTGGCCTACGCGGACGGCGCCGGCGTGCAGCCGGTGCGAGCGGCGGCGTGGCAGGGCCTGGCGTTCCTGGCCGCCCTGCAGGGCCAGGCCCAGCTGGGAGCCAGGCTATGGGGCGCGGCGCAGACCCTGCGCGCCAAACGCAACATCATCGCCGTGTGGGAAGAACGTCTCTTTGCCCCAGCCCTGGCCGCCCTGCGTGACCTGCTGGGCGAGGAAGCCCTGAAGTTGACACTGGGCGAAGGCCGCACCCTCAGCGAGATCGAAGCCCTTGAACTGGCCCACAAGGTCAATGACGGCCCCCAAGAGGGGAGCCCCGAGCCCGTCCCTGCCACCCCTGGCCCTGCCATCCTGACACCCCGCGAAGCAGAAGTCCTGGCCTTGTTGGCTGCTGGGCTGAGCAACAAACAAATCGCCAGCCGCCTGGGCACCGGCGTGTACACAGTCAACGACCATGTCAGTTCGGTCTATTCCAAACTGGGCGTGCGTGGTCGGTCGGCGGCCACCCGGTACGCGCTGGAGCACGGGCTGGCGTGA